A region of the Sarcophilus harrisii chromosome 3, mSarHar1.11, whole genome shotgun sequence genome:
TCAAGCATGATCAGAATTCTGAATTCTCTcagtatttgtttgtttgttttttacattattatatctatattatagtAATTTCATGAACTATATTTTTGGTTCTATTTGCATTGTTCTAAAAGAGactaaatatctaaaatatttaaaatatctaaaattgaCTAAatatctctgaattcttcatagttctaaattgttagtattccattacattcatataatacaGTTTGTTCAAGTATTCTCCAAAAAAATGAGAAcccattttcctttctgattgataaatgctgccataaatatttggTTTATGCAGAATTTTCATTCTCTGACTTTCTTGGAACAGGCACTTAGTAGTGCTTTCAGTGATAAAGCTTTGatgagcacttactatgtgctaggcagtgGGGGGTAAGCATTATAGAAGCGTTAAAGAGTATAAACAAGTTAGTGATCTTTGTAATGTAATTTTTAGAATACTTTAAAATCCTTTTCCTCAAGATCCCTACTCAGAAATTTACggaattttttttctacagaTTCAGTCTGAGTCCATTTCACTGTTGCAAGTGCTTAGGATTTCTCAGCCCAACATTCTGAATTCTGCCTCAGCCCTACTCTTTTTTCttatgcatttgttttctttccatgcTATTGCCTCTCTCCCTTTGCAATGGCATCTGTTTATTTTCTGTGCTCATTCTTTCTACTCTCTCTCTTGACTTTATAGCTTTAATTGTTAGTTTACATATATCCCTTATATATCCCCCCCCAAAAGCAACAATAGCAGCTTTACTTTCTCCTGTTAACACCTCCAAAACCCAGCCTTTTCCTAGTCTCAAATGATGTAATGGCCTGAGAAACTCCCAATAGCTGAAGTAAATGTAATACTGTGTGAAAAGAAAAGATGTAGGATTAGTCCAGTTTATTCCTACTGTCTTTATTAATTTAAGTATCAATTAGTTGatattagtaaaaaataaattaatttatttataattcattttgttttactattttatttattaatagaaGTTATCTATATTTACATGGTAATTAAGGTTTCTAAAGCACTCACAATTGCCCCATGATAGTGTAAATTTCCTTCTTCCTATCTGTTTTCTTGGCAATAAAACTAAAGCTTAATTTGAGTTTAATGATTTGTTATGGTTATCTAAATCCATGACGATCTATACTAAATCCATGATTCAGCTCTGCCAACTTTTTTTGTTaagtttgttttctcttttaaaatttttgtgatttattctttttattttattctgttttattctatttgtatGCCATTATTTGTTTAGATATTCCTCAGTTTATAGGGAGGAATGTTTgttggtttccagttctttgccacaatgaaaaacaaaaccccgctataaatacttttgtacttaagggatcttttcctatttctttcatctttttggaTTAGAGGCCTGGTAGTAGTTTGTCTAGGtcaagggtatgcatagtttagtgagtttgggggcataattccaaatcgttttccagaatggctacaCCAATTCATAGTTCCTCCAATGCTGCATTAACAgacttgttttcccacatcccatcttCTGTATTCTACTTCCATAGTTCCCTGACTTTGCAAAGaaggaagtaaataaatatttaatacccaatgtgctaagcactttacaaatattatttcatttgatctttacaactctgagaggtaggtgttattattatctccactttatagttgaagaaattgaggcaaataggttaaatgacttgcttaggcacacaactactaagtacctgagatagaatttgaatttgggtcttcctgattcctggctcAGGATTCTATCCaatgagccacttagctgcctcttaGTGAATGGCTAAGTGAGATTATTATAAGCTTTTGTaaaaatttaaatggtttttattctaaacttaaacACTCTCCCCAAAAAAAGATCATTACCACATACAAAGCAGAACACAAGAGAATTTTTCtataaaactgaatttccattttatacctttttgttttttaaaaaattacgcaacaaattctatattattttcaaaactatcttccttttctattctatgcattttaaaaaaatgtttcaatagtTCTTTTTTGGGAATAACTGTTGctgattctttcttttccctcttccaattgaaaaccaagagaaaggaaacaaagaatgCTTGGTAATGTCCAGGAAAACACATCTCTGTGATGTCCATATCCAAAAATGTGTGTCTTTCCAcactttgtgtgtatctcttctCTATCCAGAGGTGGGTAACATGCTTTCATCATGGGTCCTCTGGAAATGAATTGATTGTAGTCAACATCTTTACAATGTTGTCTTTGTATAGATGATTCTTCTAGTTTTCCTACCTTACTCTGCCCCTATTCATACTACTGGTATTCTCTTATACtgtctcttttgtcatttctaaaGATATAATAGTTTCTATTACATCCATATATCGCCACTTGTTTAAACATTCCAATTGTCCAAAAAGCAATCTAAAGCATCCCTTTATTAACCTTTCAGCTTTTGGCATGTGCAATTCTGGGGGTGGAAGACTCCTGTGGTTTTTGACTAGATTTTTTGATCATTATTCAATCTAGTATAAAATCAAGGTTTTGTTGGAGTAGATATGGGTACTAGGTGCCTCTCATTCAGATACCTATCTTGGCAGGAAATCCATCCTTGATCATTATCATTTCACAGTATTCAGTTTCAGTTGTTTTGATGTTCTGTCTATATTGCTGTCATCCTTctatattgttttcctcattctgctcacttcattttgcatctatTCATGTAGATCTTCCCATGGTTCTCTGTATCTCATATCATTGTATAGCATCTACCATTCTATTATATATCCATATTATGATTTATTTAGCCAATCCCCAGATAATGtgatctacctttttttttttaaacaattttctgATGATAAGAAAATGCTATTACTATGAGTGTTTTGCTTTATATGGTATTTGCTTTCTATCATTGACTTCCTTAGGATTTACGTCTATCAGTGTGATCTCTGGGTCAACTTAATTTTCTTATAACTTTCAGGAATGATGCCATGATGAATAAATCTAAGTTGGAAAGCCCCTAAAGGCTTAAGCCTGCCCAGTCTAATTTGTAGGAATTTGCTCTGTGCTACTGATTACTTTGCCTCTGTTTGAATACTTTCAGTTATGGAGCTATCTCTCTTTTGTGAAATAACCAATTTACATTTTAAACtactcttaaaaattagaatattcttgctttatattgaaacaaaaattgatctcCCTGTAACTCTTATGTTGGTCTTAGCTACAGCTTCTTGTAGACCTGAAAATTGTTAGAATAATTAGAAGTGAGTCTTGGCAGCGCAATCAGAAATGACAAGAACGAGCTATATGGCCATCATGTTAATCTAGCCTGCATTTTTTAGCATTGGTAAGATCCTTGAATGAGTTTTGTTTTCTGGTCAAGAGATTGGAAAGAATTAGAATTCACTGATTCTATAAAATAAGACCTTGAGAAGTGGCAATTCATCTTAGAATATTAACGGTTATACAGATTTTAAAGATAGGAAGTGTTAGGTTAAATCATCTCTTACTAGCTTTTGTTACACTCCATTGTAAGAGAGTCTCACTTCCATTTCTTAGTATACTTCAAATGTATTCTCTTCATCTCTGCAATTCAATAGTCTTCTTTTTTCTCAAGATTCAGTTTCAACATGATCTTTTCCTTGAAGTGTTCTTTAGAAAACCAGTCAATCAATATAAGCATGTGCTATATGCTGTACTAAaaactggggatataaaaagagacaaaaggcagTCCCAAGCCTTAAGGAGCTAATGATCTAATGAAATGCTCGCAATTTAATGAGAGACCCCAGATATATTCCTAAAGGTTCAGGGactttctgtttttatatattacatcCTTGCTGGATAAATGGATCTCTCCTTTACCTCCTTTATATTATACCTTACATAAGTTCTTATGGTATacagtaagctccttgaggattgcttttttttttgttcctttataCTTTATCCTCAGGCAGCACAGCAggcaattaaaaaacatttatttttcttttagttttgaattaattttgatCTTTACCAAATTGAGTTTCTGACAATATATAGACATTTGATATAGGAATGAATGAATCCCAAATCAATAACAAGTTGTTTGCTatcaaaatttcatttcattttttatactatttTGTGTTTGTCATGTATGATGCTTCCCAGATCTTGtctcaaaaaaagaattcatgatcTATAGATGTGAAAATCTTTCCTGAGCCATACTTTTAAACATGATTTCACCATCCTCCCATATGTCCACCATTGCCCTGAAGTCACTAGTTAGAAAAATGTGCATTTAATTTGCAGGATCTTCTTGGTGTTTTCAGAGAATTTCTTTCCTTCTGCAAATGCTTCAACATATAGTCATGCAATTATTTGCATATgtcattttggtttatttttttgcaaataaatTATTATGAACACTGCAACATATGATACTAAAATATCTCATGATAGaagtttcttgttttctttggaTACTTGATAAAACTAAACTCTACaattcccctttttcctttctaaggAGATTGTGAGCCATTTCTCAGTGTtgggtcaaaaaacaaaatacaaatgagcagttctgctttttctctcttattagTGATTAACCTTTCAAGACCAATTACaggtcatttcatttttctcatcttcctttttttcccctgtaaatagctttaaaaaatttaaagcctaagtttccttatcttgCCACACAGAAAGTATAGGGACTATTCCCCATCCCTTTACTGATTAGTATAGGAATTTGACCTGCTCAACTTCGGACTTGGACCAGTTCAAGTCTCTTTAGACAGTCTGGTGGCCCCTTGCTTCCGGGGATTCATCATATTGTTGCTGAACTTATAATAGATATCTAATCTGTATAGCCCATGCTGTTCAGAATTTCCAAGCTCAAGCAAGAcactagcctcagtttctccaatagCATGTGCTTCCATGCCTGACTTGAAAAATTTTGGAGTTGTCCTTTCCTTTTCAGCACAGTTTTTCCAATCTTTAGAATTTGGGAACTATTCTCTTTGGACCACACCATGTCATTATATTCATTCTTTGTTGTCTGCCTTTAGCTAAATAAAACAGATGTCCTAGTTATTTTGAAATCTAAATTGGTTGATGAGCATCCAAAACAGCCTTGTGCTTTATTGAGAATTATTTCTTGAGCTTTTAGAATGTAATTCTTGATAGCCTACCATTCCTCATAGCTTGTTCTCCCCATAAAATTTTAAGTCAAAGAATGTTACCTATTTCTTCTCTGAATGCTTTGAATTATGCTTTTCCAAAATCTAATGTGCATGTGAGACTTTTGGGATTCTTTCTCTCTATTGATTGGACTAATTGCTTCCCCTTAAGATTTCTATCATTCCCACCCTAGCAACCAGGTTTTCCCTGTTGTTAAGAATAAGATTTCAAATAGAATTACTCTTGTTGGTTCCTCACTTTTTTCAAAATTAGCATTAAGCCATGTCAAGAAATGATAACATTAGCTTTTCTGTTTTTAGAAGTGTATGGGAGAGGCCCTCCAGCATCTTAGATGTCCAGATGGTGGTGTCTCCTATCATCATATCCTGCCTGTCTCTCTGTAATTCTTGGGATCTGTTTCCCAAAGTCTTCATCTATTTCATTGTTATCTCTAGGTGATCTGAGTGTACTCCGATGACAATATTGCTTATGTCTCTGCCTCAGTGGATCTTTACTAAATGATTTATACCATGCTTCCCACCATTTCTATTTGCATATCTTCTCTAcataacttgctattcttttttcctcttttacctaTTCTGTTTAATTTAGCTGAAGCATGTCGTCAAATACCCATTTTCAGAGATTTCACAGAGATAGCTCTGAATGAGATCTCAAAGCTTATCTTGTCCAAGGaaagtacagaaaagaaaattgagtacTAGAGAGATTCTAACTATATCTTCTCAATAAGTTTTTGTGATCTTTAATTGgccaaatttatttcctttatttaaaatattcaattcaCCTTGCTCATTATTTACTACTTTGTGCATTTATATGTAAACATCCAAAGCCACCGGTCTTATTGAGAGATTTgaacatataaatgttagtaaaATCTCAGTACCTGATTTGTCCAGCATCCCCTATTGTCAAGAAATGTTAGCACtgaaaagaaataacttttgttttgcaaaacttgcttttcttgagttcattcTGAGTCTTTATGAGCATTGCCTCAGGTTTATAAACTACCTGATTTCTGGTAAATTCAAGAATTTGGCATTAGGCTTCAGGCATCTCATCTGTAGTCTGTAACATTAATTCTCCCCCTTCTAAAAATTTGGACAGTTTGCCCATTACAATGACTCCAGTGCCAGAGTACTGGGAATATATTGATAATAAGTTTGACTTTAAGCTGGCTGCCcgtcttttctttctccatgaaTGACAGTTAAGTTATCCTGGAGAATGTTACTTAAGGCAAAACGGTGGTTTATTAGCAATCCTACCTAATTTCCTCTATATTTGCAAGATCAGTAATTCTCCTTCAAAGAGAAGTATTCAGAAAATAGTGACAagtagtttcttttcttcttgctccCCACTTCCAAGAATAGTAGGTTaatacttttttgtttccttcagatTCTCTCATTCAGGAGATGTGTGAAACGGAGTCAGTTCCAAGACAGGGCATTTCTATGGGAAAGCCATCCAAGAAAAGACTTGCAAAGGATGATCCTAGGGATTACAAATTGACAGGAGACTGGGAATGTGATAGCAGGTtacaaaagcagaaagaaaacaaggaaagaaaatccagaaaaatgACCACCGATCATGGTGGTAATAAACTTGAGAGAAATTTCAGTCTGAGTTTAAACCTTCCACAACAgagaatttcaaaaggaaaaagcatttgtAAACATGGTGTTCTTGCCAAGAACTCCAAGCAGTTTTCCAGTCCCCTAAAGTGTTATAAAATCTCCTCAAATAAGAACTATTGTAGATATAATGCATGCAGGAAGTCTTTCAGTTACCACTCAGAAATTGGTCAGTATCATCGATCAGTCACTGGAGAAAAACCACATgggaaaattttcaagaaaacctCACTTTGGAAGCATGACAGTATTCTTTCTCAAGAGAAATCCTTTGTATGCAGTGAGTGTGGGAAGgcctttaaagaaaaaggaagacttACAGAACATAAGAAAATTCACACaggagagaaaccctttgaatgCAATGAGTGTGGGAAGACCTTCTGCTACCCATCAAAACTTACTCTCCATAAGaggattcatactggagagaaacccttcgaatgtaatgaatgtgggaaagccttcataGACAAAGGAAGACTTACTGGACATAAGAAAATTCACACAGGAGAGAAACCCTTTAAATGTCATGAGTGTGGGAAGGCTTTCTGTTACCGATTAAGTCTTATTGGACAtaagagaattcacactggagaaaaaccctttgaatgcaatgaatgtggaaaggcctttTGTTACGCGTCAAGTCTTACTCTTCATAAGAGAATTCATACCAGAGAGAAACTATTTGAATGTAATGAGTGTGGGAAAACTTTCTGCTATCCATCAAAGCTTATTTTCCAtgagagaattcatactggagagaaaccatttgaatgtaatgagtgtgggaaagcctttaTAGACAAAGGAAGACTAACTAAACATATTAAAATTCACATAGGAGAAAAAccatttgaatgtaatgaatgtgggaaggctttcACCTACCCATCAAAGCTTAATCTCCATATGAgaactcatactggagagaaaccctttaaaTGTAGTGAGTGTGTAAAGGCCTTCAATTGCAAAGCGAGTCTTACTAAACATAAGctaattcatactggagagaagccctttgaatgtaatgaatgtggaagaAACTTCAGGCAAAGCTCAGCCCTTAGGAAGCATCGGAAACTTCACACTGGAGTCGCTATACATAAGATATTTCATACTGAAGAGAAGCCCTTTGTGTGTAATGAATGTGAGAAGGCCTTCAAACACAAAGCAAATCTTATCGAACACAAGttaattcatactggagagaagccctttgaatgtaatgaatgtgggagaGGCTTTCGGCGACATTCATTACTTAGGAGACATCAGAAACTTCATACTAAAGAAGCTGTCTTACGTTAGTGAATTGGGAAAGCAATGGCAACTTCACACATCAGGAGAATTCTTTGAATGTAACGATTCTGGGAAGGCCTATAGTTCTAGCTATTCCCTTTGTAACCATTAGAATTCAAAATAGAGAATTACCTTTTAGATGCAATAAATGTGGAAGAACTTTCCACAGTGCTGCTTTCTGCAGCACCTTTTACAGGTCACCTTTTACTATACTGCTCGCCCTCTGTTTTGGCTACTCCTCCATATTCCACCCTAGAGCCCCATGCTCCTGATTTGTGAGAACCTGTCTAATCTAATGTCCCTTAGGTCTAGCCTAAGCCCACATCATTCTCTGGGTGTCTTCTACCAGATTCCTgactcttctccttccttctgctTTCATCAATTAAGTCTGAATGTTCATCTGTTGCACACCCCTGTTCCCGAAAAGGACAGGTGGCTTCCTAGATCCTGTTTACtgtctttcctcattagaatgtgagctcttggAGTACAGACTATCTTGCTTTTTGCACTTGTATcactagcacttagcacagaactTGGCAATCTTAGCACCTAATAAGTACTTGTTCATGCACACTTTCTTTTAGAAATCACAAGAAACCTCATACCAATAGAAACAATATTAAAGAAATGGATGTAGGAAAGTCTTTAACCATAATCCATACTTAGGAATCAGGAAAAATCAAACTAGTTAGGGATAATGTCAacaaatgaatgtgaaaaagCTTTTTAGCAACAACTCATGAGCCATTAGAAAATTGATGGTGGAGAAATTATATGAACAGAATAAATTTGGAAAGGCTTTGGATAATCATTCTGTAGAGACTGGGACGTTTACAGAACTTCAGGATTGAAAGAAACTTCTTGGGGGCCATCTAATCCAATGAATGCCTG
Encoded here:
- the LOC100920547 gene encoding gastrula zinc finger protein XlCGF57.1 isoform X1, translated to MASVVLKAKCQKLLTFKDVAVDFTQEEWKQLNPDQRDLYKDVMLENYKNLVLLGLLIFQPDVIHQLENGEVPWSPEEDDSRSSCSDSLIQEMCETESVPRQGISMGKPSKKRLAKDDPRDYKLTGDWECDSRLQKQKENKERKSRKMTTDHGGNKLERNFSLSLNLPQQRISKGKSICKHGVLAKNSKQFSSPLKCYKISSNKNYCRYNACRKSFSYHSEIGQYHRSVTGEKPHGKIFKKTSLWKHDSILSQEKSFVCSECGKAFKEKGRLTEHKKIHTGEKPFECNECGKTFCYPSKLTLHKRIHTGEKPFECNECGKAFIDKGRLTGHKKIHTGEKPFKCHECGKAFCYRLSLIGHKRIHTGEKPFECNECGKAFCYASSLTLHKRIHTREKLFECNECGKTFCYPSKLIFHERIHTGEKPFECNECGKAFIDKGRLTKHIKIHIGEKPFECNECGKAFTYPSKLNLHMRTHTGEKPFKCSECVKAFNCKASLTKHKLIHTGEKPFECNECGRNFRQSSALRKHRKLHTGVAIHKIFHTEEKPFVCNECEKAFKHKANLIEHKLIHTGEKPFECNECGRGFRRHSLLRRHQKLHTKEAVLR
- the LOC100920547 gene encoding zinc finger protein OZF isoform X2; this encodes MCETESVPRQGISMGKPSKKRLAKDDPRDYKLTGDWECDSRLQKQKENKERKSRKMTTDHGGNKLERNFSLSLNLPQQRISKGKSICKHGVLAKNSKQFSSPLKCYKISSNKNYCRYNACRKSFSYHSEIGQYHRSVTGEKPHGKIFKKTSLWKHDSILSQEKSFVCSECGKAFKEKGRLTEHKKIHTGEKPFECNECGKTFCYPSKLTLHKRIHTGEKPFECNECGKAFIDKGRLTGHKKIHTGEKPFKCHECGKAFCYRLSLIGHKRIHTGEKPFECNECGKAFCYASSLTLHKRIHTREKLFECNECGKTFCYPSKLIFHERIHTGEKPFECNECGKAFIDKGRLTKHIKIHIGEKPFECNECGKAFTYPSKLNLHMRTHTGEKPFKCSECVKAFNCKASLTKHKLIHTGEKPFECNECGRNFRQSSALRKHRKLHTGVAIHKIFHTEEKPFVCNECEKAFKHKANLIEHKLIHTGEKPFECNECGRGFRRHSLLRRHQKLHTKEAVLR